A region from the Mustela erminea isolate mMusErm1 chromosome 10, mMusErm1.Pri, whole genome shotgun sequence genome encodes:
- the KCNA2 gene encoding potassium voltage-gated channel subfamily A member 2, producing MTVATGEPADEAAALPGHPQDTYDPEADHECCERVVINISGLRFETQLKTLAQFPETLLGDPKKRMRYFDPLRNEYFFDRNRPSFDAILYYYQSGGRLRRPVNVPLDIFSEEIRFYELGEEAMEMFREDEGYIKEEERPLPENEFQRQVWLLFEYPESSGPARIIAIVSVMVILISIVSFCLETLPIFRDENEDMHGSGMTFHTYSNSTIGYQQSTSFTDPFFIVETLCIIWFSFEFLVRFFACPSKAGFFTNIMNIIDIVAIIPYFITLGTELAEKPEDAQQGQQAMSLAILRVIRLVRVFRIFKLSRHSKGLQILGQTLKASMRELGLLIFFLFIGVILFSSAVYFAEADERESQFPSIPDAFWWAVVSMTTVGYGDMVPTTIGGKIVGSLCAIAGVLTIALPVPVIVSNFNYFYHRETEGEEQAQYLQVTSCPKIPSSPDLKKSRSASTISKSDYMEIQEGVNNSNEDFREENLKTANCTLANTNYVNITKMLTDV from the coding sequence ATGACAGTGGCCACCGGAGAGCCAGCGGACGAGGCCGCCGCCCTCCCCGGGCACCCGCAGGACACGTACGACCCCGAGGCCGACCACGAGTGCTGTGAGAGGGTGGTCATCAACATCTCGGGGCTGCGCTTTGAGACCCAGCTCAAGACCTTAGCCCAGTTTCCAGAGACCCTCTTAGGGGACCCAAAGAAGCGGATGAGGTACTTTGACCCCCTCCGAAATGAGTACTTCTTCGATCGGAACCGGCCCAGCTTTGATGCCATTTTGTACTATTACCAGTCGGGTGGCCGCTTGAGACGGCCCGTGAACGTGCCCTTGGACATCTTCTCTGAAGAAATTCGGTTTTATGAGCTGGGAGAAGAAGCGATGGAGATGTTTCGGGAAGACGAAGGCTACATCAAGGAGGAAGAGCGTCCTCTGCCCGAAAATGAGTTTCAGAGGCAGGTGTGGCTTCTCTTTGAATACCCAGAGAGCTCAGGGCCTGCTAGGATTATAGCTATCGTATCCGTCATGGTCATCCTGATCTCCATCGTCAGCTTCTGCCTGGAGACCCTGCCCATCTTCCGGGATGAGAACGAGGACATGCATGGGAGCGGGATGACCTTCCACACTTACTCCAACAGCACCATCGGGTACCAGCAGTCAACCTCCTTCACCGACCCTTTCTTCATTGTCGAGACTCTTTGCATCATCTGGTTCTCGTTCGAATTCTTGGTGCGGTTCTTTGCCTGCCCCAGCAAAGCCGGCTTCTTCACCAACATCATGAACATCATTGACATTGTGGCCATCATCCCCTACTTCATCACCCTGGGGACGGAGCTGGCCGAGAAGCCAGAGGACGCCCAGCAAGGCCAGCAGGCCATGTCATTGGCCATCCTCCGTGTCATCCGGTTGGTaagagtctttaggattttcaagtTGTCTCGACACTCCAAAGGTCTCCAGATTCTAGGGCAGACCCTCAAAGCCAGCATGAGAGAATTGGGCCTCCTGATATTCTTCCTCTTCATCGGGGTCATCCTTTTCTCTAGTGCTGTCTATTTTGCAGAGGCCGATGAGCGAGAGTCCCAGTTCCCCAGCATCCCGGATGCCTTCTGGTGGGCAGTCGTCTCCATGACAACTGTAGGCTATGGAGACATGGTTCCGACTACCATTGGGGGAAAGATCGTGGGGTCCCTCTGTGCAATTGCAGGTGTGTTAACCATTGCCTTACCGGTCCCCGTCATAGTGTCCAACTTCAACTACTTCTACCAccgggagacagagggagaggagcaggctcaGTACCTGCAAGTGACAAGCTGTCCAAAGATCCCGTCCTCCCCCGACCTGAAGAAAAGTAGAAGTGCCTCTACCATTAGTAAGTCTGATTACATGGAGATCCAGGAGGGGGTCAACAACAGTAACGAGGACTTTAGAGAGGAAAACTTGAAAACGGCCAACTGCACTTTGGCTAATACAAACTATGTGAATATTACCAAAATGTTAACTGATGTCTGA